The bacterium genome contains the following window.
GCGGCCGGCCGCGTTCACGCGGGCGAGCAGGTCGGCGTTGTGGGCGGCGAGGGCCTCCTCGTCATCCATTCCCGCCGGATGGTGGCGGAAGCACACCGTATTCAGGGGCACGGGCGCCAGGCGGTCCCAGTCCGGCGCGGCATCGACCCAACCCGCGAACTCCGCCGCCAGCGCGATGTGCGCCGCCACCATCTCCCGGATGCGCCGCGCGCCGAAGTTCCGCAGCACGAACCACAGCTTCAGCGCCCGGAAGCGCCGCCCGAGCTGCACGCCCCAGTCCATGTAGTTGGTCACCTCGCGGTCGCGCCCGGTCTTCAGGTATTCCGGGTGGATGGCCATGGTGCGCTCGAGGTGCTCCGGGTCGCGCACGAAGTAGGCCGAGCAGTCGAAGTTGGTGAACATCCACTTGTGGGGGTTGAAGACCAGCGAGTCGGCGGCCGCGATCCCGTCGAGGATCCAGCGCTTCTCCGGCAGCACCGCCGCCGTGCCCGCCAGGGCCGCGTCCACGTGCAGCCAGCAGTCGTTGGCCCGGGCCACGGGCCCGATCACCGGCAGGGGGTCGACGGCGGTGCAGCCGGTGGTGCCGACCGTCGCCACAACGGCGCACGGCCGGTGGCCCGCGGCGCGGTCGACGGTGATCCTCGCCGCGAGATCGGCCGGATCCATGGCGCGGTTCGCGTCGATGTCGACCAGCACGACGTTCTCGTCGCCGAAGCCCGCGATGCGCGCGCCCTTGACCACCGAGCTGTGGGCCTCGCGGCTGGCGTAGACCCGCAGGGCGCCGTCGACGGCCGCGGCGCCGCGGGCGTTCACGCCGTGACCGGTGGCGCGTTCCCGCGCGCAGACCAGGGCGCAGAGGGTGGCGGTCGAGGCCGTGTCCTGGATCACGCCGCGGAAGCCGTCCGGCAGCCCCACCAGCCGGCGCAGCCATTCCATCAC
Protein-coding sequences here:
- a CDS encoding aspartate aminotransferase family protein: MNAAEFRRHGHDLIDWIADYLDHADRHPVLARTAPGEIRAALPAQAPEDGEAMAAILADFHQLIVPGVTHWNHPRFFAYFPANNSGPSVLGELLSAGLGINAMLWQTSPAATELEETVMEWLRRLVGLPDGFRGVIQDTASTATLCALVCARERATGHGVNARGAAAVDGALRVYASREAHSSVVKGARIAGFGDENVVLVDIDANRAMDPADLAARITVDRAAGHRPCAVVATVGTTGCTAVDPLPVIGPVARANDCWLHVDAALAGTAAVLPEKRWILDGIAAADSLVFNPHKWMFTNFDCSAYFVRDPEHLERTMAIHPEYLKTGRDREVTNYMDWGVQLGRRFRALKLWFVLRNFGARRIREMVAAHIALAAEFAGWVDAAPDWDRLAPVPLNTVCFRHHPAGMDDEEALAAHNADLLARVNAAGRIYLTHTRLDEVYTLRLAVGQTQTRREHVVEAWEELRRAAGA